From one Triticum urartu cultivar G1812 chromosome 3, Tu2.1, whole genome shotgun sequence genomic stretch:
- the LOC125549264 gene encoding expansin-B7-like: MAATSSSSYAVAVALLCLLAANGCCGCPGPAPAPTPTPTRAPATSSPVPVTPPPAPAPPSPVPVTPPPVPATPSPGSGSGSGSTNSSSGGWLDARATWYGTADGAGPDDNGGACGFKNVNLPPFNAMTSCGNEPLFKDGKGCGSCYQIRCVGKAHPACSGVPETVIITDMNYYPVARYHFDLSGTAFGAMAKDGRNDELRHAGIIDMQFKRVPCQYPGLSVTFHVEKGSNPNYLAILVEYANGDGDVAQVDLMDGGEPTGAWRPMRHSWGSIWRLDTRRPLRGPFSLRVTNGSGRSLVADKVIPADWQADAVYSSDVQFDD, encoded by the exons ATGGcagcgacctcctcctcctcctacgCCGTCGCGGTCGCTCTCCTCTGCCTGCTCGCCGCCAATGGCTGCTGCGGCTGCCCTGGACCCGCACCTGCCCCCACACCTACACCTACACGTGCCCCCGCTACCTCCAGCCCCGTCCCCGTTACACCTCCACCTGCGCCAGCTCCCCCCAGCCCCGTCCCCGTTACACCTCCACCTGTGCCCGCTACTCCCAGCCCAGGCTCCGGCTCCGGCTCCGGCAGCACCAACAGCTCCTCCGGCGGCTGGCTAGACGCGAGGGCCACCTGGTATGGCACAGCCGATGGCGCCGGGCCGGACGACAATGGTGGCGCGTGTGGATTCAAGAACGTGAACCTGCCGCCGTTCAACGCCATGACGTCGTGCGGCAACGAGCCGCTCTTCAAGGACGGCAAGGGATGCGGCTCCTGCTACCAG ATAAGGTGCGTGGGCAAGGCTCACCCGGCGTGCTCCGGCGTCCCCGAGACGGTGATCATCACGGACATGAACTACTACCCCGTCGCTCGCTACCACTTCGACCTCAGCGGCACTGCTTTTGGCGCCATGGCCAAGGACGGCCGCAACGACGAGCTCCGCCACGCCGGCATCATCGACATGCAGTTCAAGAGGGTGCCGTGCCAGTACCCGGGGCTGTCGGTGACGTTCCATGTGGAGAAGGGGTCGAACCCGAACTACCTGGCGATCCTGGTGGAGTACGCGAACGGCGACGGCGACGTGGCGCAGGTGGACCTCATGGACGGCGGCGAGCCGACGGGGGCCTGGAGGCCGATGAGGCACTCGTGGGGCTCCATCTGGCGCCTGGACACGCGCCGCCCGCTGCGGGGGCCCTTCTCGCTGCGCGTCACCAACGGCTCCGGCAGGTCGCTCGTCGCCGACAAGGTCATCCCCGCCGACTGGCAGGCCGACGCCGTGTACAGCTCCGACGTCCAGTTCGATGATTGA